One window of Halopseudomonas maritima genomic DNA carries:
- a CDS encoding heme/hemin ABC transporter substrate-binding protein, with protein MKVLIQRCLWVLLLGSAWSMAAEPLRVVTAGASVTAIVQELGLAEQLVGIDSTSVSLMAERGLPNVGYQRALSAEGVLSLKPDVLLGTQEMGPPPVLAQLRDAGVDVVMLSASPDLRTLYANIEAVGVRFAQVEQAAALNQRIQADIAALPAMSEPAPPALFVLTHSASGMLVAGAGTVGDSLIHLGGMSNPAADSFSQYRVLSAEALLGLAPQWILTTSKGLDMVGGTDGLLSQQPALAATPAGQAQQVVDIEDSLLVGGLSPHIAPALRQLRETAAGE; from the coding sequence GTGAAAGTACTGATTCAGCGTTGCCTGTGGGTATTGCTGTTGGGCAGCGCCTGGTCAATGGCTGCCGAGCCCCTGCGGGTGGTGACGGCCGGTGCCAGTGTCACGGCCATCGTGCAGGAGCTGGGATTGGCTGAGCAACTGGTCGGTATCGACAGCACCAGCGTCTCCTTGATGGCGGAGCGTGGTCTGCCGAACGTCGGTTATCAGCGCGCTCTGAGCGCCGAGGGGGTGTTGTCACTCAAGCCCGATGTCCTGCTGGGCACACAAGAGATGGGGCCGCCGCCGGTGCTGGCCCAGCTGCGCGATGCCGGTGTGGATGTAGTGATGCTGAGTGCCAGCCCTGATCTGCGCACGCTGTATGCCAATATCGAGGCGGTGGGTGTGCGCTTTGCCCAAGTCGAGCAGGCGGCTGCTCTGAATCAGCGTATTCAGGCCGATATCGCCGCCTTGCCGGCCATGTCCGAGCCGGCGCCGCCGGCGCTGTTTGTGTTGACCCACAGCGCCAGCGGAATGCTGGTTGCCGGCGCCGGTACGGTCGGCGATAGCCTGATTCATCTGGGTGGCATGAGTAACCCGGCGGCCGACAGTTTCAGCCAGTACCGGGTGCTGTCGGCTGAAGCATTGTTGGGTCTGGCGCCGCAATGGATTCTGACCACCAGCAAGGGGTTGGACATGGTCGGCGGAACCGATGGCTTGTTGAGTCAGCAGCCAGCACTGGCAGCAACGCCAGCCGGGCAGGCGCAGCAGGTTGTGGACATCGAAGACAGCCTGCTAGTGGGCGGCCTCAGCCCGCACATCGCGCCGGCGCTGCGCCAGCTGCGCGAAACCGCAGCTGGCGAGTAG
- a CDS encoding ChaN family lipoprotein — MKAIVLALLLALSACAAPLPRWQGAEGLDQPHVGQVWVTAEQRWISPQALVKRLATAPHVVVGEQHDNPDHHRLQLWLLQQLQAARPQQSLLLEMLQPAQQAAVAALQGRVLPDDKALQRQLEWQAGWDWAMYGPLVRWGLAVPAQLLAANLDRDSMMALYRAPQPLNERYTADARRQLSDTIEASHCGRIDAQQVQAMLSIQQARDQAMAAALAGAPAPALLLAGNYHARRDLGVPLHWPAQQVPPLVLQLQEVGDAPLPSEQQADYLWLTPATPTRDYCAD; from the coding sequence ATGAAGGCTATCGTGCTGGCTTTGCTGCTGGCCCTGTCGGCCTGTGCCGCGCCTTTGCCGCGGTGGCAGGGCGCCGAAGGGCTTGATCAGCCGCATGTCGGGCAAGTCTGGGTAACCGCCGAGCAACGCTGGATCAGCCCGCAGGCATTGGTCAAGCGGCTGGCGACTGCTCCCCACGTGGTCGTCGGTGAGCAGCACGACAACCCCGATCATCACCGCCTGCAGCTTTGGTTGCTGCAGCAATTGCAGGCCGCTCGCCCGCAGCAATCGCTGTTGCTGGAGATGCTGCAGCCTGCTCAGCAAGCTGCTGTTGCGGCGTTGCAGGGCAGGGTGTTGCCCGACGACAAGGCCCTGCAAAGGCAACTGGAATGGCAAGCCGGCTGGGACTGGGCCATGTATGGGCCGTTGGTGCGCTGGGGGCTGGCGGTCCCGGCGCAGTTGCTGGCGGCCAACCTGGACAGGGACAGCATGATGGCGCTGTACCGCGCGCCACAACCGCTGAACGAACGTTACACAGCTGATGCTCGGCGGCAATTGAGCGACACCATCGAGGCCAGTCATTGTGGCCGGATTGACGCGCAGCAGGTGCAGGCCATGCTGTCGATTCAGCAGGCGCGTGACCAGGCGATGGCGGCGGCCCTGGCGGGCGCGCCTGCTCCGGCGCTGCTGCTGGCGGGTAACTACCACGCGCGTCGCGACCTGGGCGTGCCGCTGCACTGGCCCGCACAGCAGGTGCCGCCGCTGGTGCTGCAGTTGCAGGAGGTAGGGGATGCGCCGTTGCCGTCAGAGCAGCAAGCCGATTATCTCTGGTTGACGCCAGCCACGCCGACGCGTGACTACTGCGCCGACTGA
- a CDS encoding FecCD family ABC transporter permease, translating into MSVAVVKRCILFSLALLLLLAAVLSLTLGPVAIPFTDAIGALLHRVTGWTVAADTALIVEHIRLPRTLMGMLIGTTLALTGAAMQGLFRNPLADPALIGVSSGAALGAALVIVLGSVWLAALPAALMPYTQAAGAFAGALLTTWLVYRLGSSNQGVSMASMLLAGVAIAALSAAVVGLLTYIADDAMLRALTFWNMGSLGAASYDRVGMLVLCCGVVWWRLPRQARALNALLLGESEARHLGVEVERVKRELVLLTALGVGAAVAAAGLIGFVGLVVPHLARLLLGPDHRQLLPACMLLGAALLLLADVAARLLVAPAELPLGILTALLGAPFFIALLLRMQRRGGL; encoded by the coding sequence ATGTCGGTAGCGGTCGTAAAACGATGCATCCTTTTCTCTCTGGCCCTGCTGTTGCTGCTGGCGGCGGTGTTGTCGCTGACCCTTGGGCCGGTCGCCATCCCTTTCACCGACGCCATCGGCGCACTGTTACACCGTGTCACCGGCTGGACGGTAGCGGCGGATACCGCCCTGATTGTCGAGCACATCCGACTGCCGCGAACGCTGATGGGCATGCTGATTGGGACCACCCTGGCGCTGACCGGCGCTGCCATGCAAGGCTTGTTTCGCAACCCGCTGGCGGACCCTGCGCTGATTGGTGTGTCCAGTGGTGCGGCATTGGGCGCAGCGCTGGTAATTGTGCTTGGCAGCGTCTGGTTGGCTGCCTTGCCGGCGGCGCTGATGCCATACACCCAGGCCGCTGGCGCCTTTGCCGGCGCGCTGCTGACCACCTGGCTGGTCTATCGGCTGGGCAGCTCGAATCAGGGCGTGTCGATGGCCAGCATGCTGCTGGCCGGGGTGGCGATTGCCGCGCTCAGTGCGGCCGTGGTGGGGCTACTGACCTACATTGCGGATGACGCGATGCTGCGCGCATTGACGTTCTGGAACATGGGGAGCCTGGGTGCGGCAAGCTATGATCGGGTGGGTATGCTGGTTCTGTGCTGTGGGGTGGTCTGGTGGCGGTTGCCGCGGCAGGCCAGGGCGCTGAATGCCTTGTTGCTGGGCGAGTCGGAAGCACGTCACCTGGGGGTTGAGGTAGAGCGGGTCAAGCGCGAGCTGGTGTTGCTGACGGCGCTTGGTGTGGGCGCTGCGGTCGCCGCGGCCGGGCTTATCGGTTTTGTTGGTTTGGTGGTGCCGCACCTGGCGCGCTTGCTGCTCGGGCCTGACCATCGCCAACTGCTGCCGGCCTGCATGCTGCTGGGCGCGGCGCTGTTGCTGCTGGCTGATGTGGCGGCGCGGTTGCTGGTGGCGCCGGCTGAACTGCCACTGGGCATCCTCACGGCGCTGTTGGGTGCGCCTTTCTTTATCGCCTTGCTGTTGCGCATGCAGCGCCGGGGAGGTCTGTGA
- a CDS encoding efflux RND transporter permease subunit produces the protein MSRFFIDRPIFAWVIALVIMLVGGLAILKLPINQYPSIAPPAVGISVSYPGASAQTVQDTVVQVIEQQLNGIDGLRYISSESNSDGSMSITVTFDQGVDPDIAQVQVQNKLQLATPLLPQEVQQQGIRVTKAVRNFLMVIGVVSEDGSMDRFDLADYIVSNIQDPISRTQGVGDFQVFGAPYAMRIWLDPAKLNSFKLTPGDVSTAIQAQNVQVSAGQFGGLPAVPGQQLNATILSKTRLQTPEQFREILLKVQTDGSQVRLGDVAQVELGAQDASISALYNGMPASGMAIKLATGANALDTARGVRQTIAELEPFFPEGMKVVFPYDTSPVVSESIMGVVHTLFEAVVLVFLVMYLFLQNFRATLIPTLAVPVVLLGTFGLLSAFGFSINILTMFAMVLAIGLLVDDAIVVVENVERVMAEEGLSPLEATRRSMGQIQGALVGIGLVLSAVFLPMAFFGGSTGVIYRQFSITIASAMLLSVLVALIFTPALCATILKPIEKGHTHEKRGFFGWFNRTFDRGVSRYESSVAAILQRKAPYLLLYVVIVGLMAFLFTRLPTSFLPDEDQGVLYAQVQAPVGSSAERTQQTVDAMRTYLLEEESDTVNSVFTVTGFNFAGRGQNAGLAFIGLKPWEERPTPELSVFALAERAQQHFSGFRDAMVFAFAPPAVMELGTATGFNLYLQDNAGVGHDTLMQARNQLLGMSAQNPMLANVRPNGQDDQPQFQLRVDDEKASALGLSLSDINQTLSIAWGSSYVNDFIDRGRVKKVYLQGEAEARMNPEDLQKWYVRNSSGEMVPFSAFATGEWVYGSPKLSRYNGVPAMEIQGEPAPGYSTGDAMAEIERLAQELPAGIGVSWTGLSYEERLSGDQAPALYALSLIVVFLCLAALYESWSIPMAVMLVVPLGVIGALLATLGRGLSNDVFFQVGLLTTIGLTAKNAILIVEFAKDLHEEGMGIVEAAVEACRLRLRPIVMTSLAFTLGVVPLALASGAGAGSSHAIGTGVIGGMLSATVLAIFWVPLFYVMVTTLFTERKGAKAKSTETSQ, from the coding sequence ATGTCGCGCTTCTTTATTGACCGGCCGATCTTTGCGTGGGTCATCGCGCTGGTCATCATGCTGGTGGGTGGTCTGGCCATCCTCAAGCTGCCGATCAACCAGTACCCCAGCATCGCGCCGCCGGCTGTGGGTATTTCGGTCTCCTATCCGGGGGCCTCTGCGCAAACGGTGCAGGACACCGTGGTGCAGGTCATCGAACAGCAGCTCAACGGGATCGATGGCTTGCGCTACATCTCCTCGGAGAGCAACTCCGATGGCAGCATGAGCATCACCGTTACCTTCGACCAGGGGGTTGATCCGGATATTGCCCAAGTACAGGTGCAGAACAAGCTGCAGCTGGCCACGCCGCTGTTGCCCCAGGAGGTTCAGCAGCAGGGTATCCGCGTTACCAAGGCCGTGCGCAACTTCCTGATGGTGATTGGTGTGGTATCCGAAGACGGCAGCATGGACCGTTTTGACCTGGCCGACTACATCGTCTCCAACATCCAGGACCCGATCTCGCGCACCCAGGGCGTCGGTGACTTTCAGGTGTTTGGTGCGCCCTACGCCATGCGTATCTGGCTGGATCCGGCCAAGCTGAACAGCTTCAAACTGACGCCCGGCGATGTCAGCACGGCGATTCAGGCGCAGAACGTCCAAGTGTCTGCGGGTCAGTTTGGTGGTCTGCCGGCGGTACCCGGTCAACAGCTCAATGCGACCATTCTCAGTAAAACCCGGCTGCAGACACCTGAGCAGTTTCGCGAGATTTTGCTGAAGGTGCAGACCGATGGCTCCCAGGTACGTCTGGGGGATGTGGCGCAGGTGGAACTGGGCGCGCAGGATGCGAGCATCTCCGCCCTGTACAATGGTATGCCGGCATCGGGTATGGCGATCAAGCTGGCGACCGGTGCCAATGCGCTGGATACTGCTCGCGGCGTGCGCCAAACCATCGCTGAGCTGGAACCGTTCTTCCCCGAGGGGATGAAGGTGGTGTTCCCCTACGACACCTCCCCGGTGGTTTCCGAATCGATCATGGGTGTGGTGCATACCCTGTTTGAAGCCGTGGTGCTGGTGTTTCTGGTGATGTATCTGTTCCTGCAGAACTTCCGCGCGACGCTGATCCCGACCCTGGCTGTGCCGGTGGTTCTGCTGGGTACCTTCGGCCTGCTGTCGGCCTTTGGTTTTAGCATCAACATCCTGACCATGTTTGCGATGGTGCTAGCCATCGGTCTGCTGGTGGATGACGCCATCGTGGTGGTGGAAAACGTCGAACGGGTGATGGCCGAAGAGGGACTGTCGCCGCTGGAGGCGACCCGTCGCTCGATGGGACAGATTCAGGGAGCGCTGGTCGGCATCGGCCTGGTGCTCTCGGCGGTGTTCCTGCCGATGGCATTCTTTGGCGGCTCGACCGGTGTGATCTATCGACAGTTCTCAATCACCATCGCCTCGGCCATGCTGTTGTCGGTGTTGGTGGCGCTGATCTTTACGCCGGCGCTGTGTGCCACCATTCTCAAACCGATCGAGAAAGGGCATACGCACGAGAAACGTGGTTTCTTCGGCTGGTTTAACCGCACGTTTGATCGCGGCGTTTCTCGCTACGAGAGCAGCGTGGCGGCGATCTTGCAGCGCAAGGCGCCTTACCTGCTGCTGTATGTGGTGATTGTTGGGTTAATGGCGTTTCTGTTCACCCGCCTGCCAACCTCCTTCCTGCCAGACGAAGATCAAGGCGTACTCTATGCCCAGGTCCAGGCGCCGGTGGGGTCGAGTGCCGAGCGCACTCAGCAGACGGTTGATGCGATGCGTACCTATCTGCTGGAGGAGGAGTCCGACACGGTGAACTCGGTGTTCACGGTTACCGGCTTCAACTTTGCCGGGCGTGGACAAAATGCCGGTCTGGCCTTTATCGGCCTGAAACCTTGGGAGGAGCGCCCCACGCCGGAGCTGAGTGTGTTTGCGCTGGCCGAGCGAGCCCAGCAGCATTTTTCCGGCTTCCGCGACGCTATGGTCTTTGCGTTTGCACCGCCGGCGGTGATGGAGCTGGGTACAGCCACCGGCTTTAACCTGTACCTGCAAGACAACGCGGGTGTTGGCCACGACACTCTGATGCAGGCGCGCAATCAGCTGCTGGGCATGTCGGCGCAGAACCCGATGCTGGCCAACGTGCGGCCTAATGGCCAGGATGACCAGCCGCAGTTCCAGCTGCGGGTTGATGATGAAAAGGCCAGCGCACTGGGACTGTCGTTGAGCGATATCAATCAGACCCTGTCCATTGCCTGGGGCTCGAGCTACGTCAACGACTTTATCGATCGTGGACGCGTGAAGAAGGTCTACCTGCAGGGTGAGGCTGAGGCGCGGATGAATCCCGAGGACCTGCAGAAGTGGTACGTGCGCAACAGCAGCGGTGAGATGGTGCCGTTCAGCGCCTTCGCCACCGGTGAGTGGGTTTACGGGTCGCCCAAGCTGTCGCGTTACAACGGTGTGCCAGCGATGGAAATTCAGGGCGAGCCGGCGCCGGGGTACAGCACCGGTGACGCCATGGCCGAAATTGAGCGACTTGCTCAGGAGCTGCCTGCGGGCATTGGTGTGTCCTGGACCGGCTTATCCTATGAGGAGCGGCTGTCAGGAGACCAGGCACCGGCTCTCTATGCGCTGTCGCTGATCGTCGTATTCCTCTGCCTGGCGGCCCTGTATGAGAGCTGGTCGATTCCGATGGCGGTAATGCTGGTGGTGCCGCTGGGCGTGATCGGTGCGCTGTTGGCAACCCTGGGGCGTGGCTTGTCGAATGACGTGTTCTTCCAGGTGGGGCTGTTGACGACCATCGGCTTGACGGCCAAGAACGCGATCCTGATCGTCGAGTTCGCCAAGGATCTGCACGAAGAGGGTATGGGCATTGTTGAGGCGGCGGTAGAGGCTTGCCGCCTGCGTCTGCGACCGATCGTCATGACATCGCTGGCCTTTACGCTTGGCGTCGTGCCGCTGGCGCTGGCCTCCGGTGCAGGGGCTGGCAGCTCCCATGCTATCGGTACCGGGGTAATTGGCGGCATGCTGAGTGCCACCGTACTGGCGATTTTCTGGGTGCCGCTGTTCTATGTGATGGTGACTACCCTGTTTACCGAGCGCAAAGGCGCGAAAGCGAAATCAACGGAGACTTCACAGTGA
- a CDS encoding hemin-degrading factor, translating to MTMQQAVPVFAGADLLGAWQHLRQSQPGLRIRDGAALLNVSEAELVYASLGRGVQRLRSDWQTMLHGLKALGRVMALTRNESCVHERHGVYDNISIGGSGRIGLVVNGEIDLRFFMREWSSLFAVSEALQSGGMRRSLQIFDRQGVAVHKIYLTEQSNAAAWYDLCDGLSDDSLDPLTIAPLQADAELVDDVAVDEQALQRDWAELQDTHHFVAMLKRHSVDRLQALRLAGSRWAQRLPEAALTDTLEQVAASAQPIMVFVGNHGCIQIHSGSIKRVGRLGEWFNVLDTDFSLHLRESDLASVWRVRKPTADGIVSSLEAYDSSGELVIQLFGERKPGQPEQRLWRALLERHPAR from the coding sequence ATGACGATGCAACAAGCTGTCCCGGTGTTCGCCGGTGCCGACCTGCTGGGTGCCTGGCAACACCTGCGTCAGAGTCAACCAGGGTTGCGTATCCGCGATGGCGCCGCGCTGCTCAATGTCAGCGAAGCCGAGCTGGTATATGCGTCACTCGGGCGCGGCGTGCAGCGCCTGCGTTCGGATTGGCAAACCATGCTGCATGGCCTGAAAGCCCTCGGCCGTGTGATGGCGCTGACGCGTAATGAATCATGCGTGCACGAGCGTCACGGCGTGTACGACAACATCAGCATCGGCGGCAGTGGCCGTATCGGCCTGGTGGTCAACGGCGAGATTGATCTGCGCTTCTTTATGCGCGAATGGTCCAGCCTGTTTGCCGTCAGTGAGGCGCTGCAGAGCGGCGGTATGCGTCGCAGCCTGCAGATTTTCGACCGCCAGGGTGTGGCGGTGCACAAGATCTATCTGACCGAGCAAAGCAACGCCGCTGCCTGGTATGACCTGTGTGACGGCCTCAGCGACGATTCGCTTGATCCGCTGACCATCGCTCCCTTGCAGGCCGATGCTGAGCTGGTTGACGATGTGGCGGTAGACGAGCAGGCGCTGCAGCGCGACTGGGCCGAGTTGCAGGATACTCATCATTTTGTGGCCATGCTCAAGCGCCATAGCGTGGACCGCCTGCAGGCGTTGCGCCTGGCCGGTAGCCGCTGGGCTCAGCGTTTGCCTGAAGCAGCCTTGACTGACACGCTGGAGCAGGTGGCGGCGAGCGCCCAGCCGATCATGGTGTTTGTTGGCAACCACGGTTGCATTCAGATCCACAGCGGGTCGATCAAGCGGGTAGGCCGGCTGGGTGAGTGGTTCAACGTGCTGGATACCGATTTCAGTCTGCATCTGCGTGAATCTGATCTGGCGTCGGTGTGGCGGGTCCGCAAACCGACCGCAGATGGTATTGTCAGTTCGCTGGAAGCGTATGACAGCAGCGGTGAATTGGTCATTCAGCTGTTTGGCGAGCGCAAGCCGGGCCAGCCCGAGCAGCGTCTATGGCGTGCACTGCTAGAGCGTCATCCGGCGCGCTGA
- a CDS encoding Rieske (2Fe-2S) protein has product MSDTYSSHLLCQLSDLPAHGSKGVQHNGHNLIVVRQGTQITVYENRCPHRGIPLEWVPDQFLDQSGRLIQCASHGALFLPESGECVAGPCVGQSLRAFDCEVREGGIYLRPTG; this is encoded by the coding sequence ATGTCAGACACATACTCCTCCCATCTCCTTTGCCAGCTGAGCGATTTGCCAGCACACGGCAGCAAGGGCGTACAGCACAATGGCCACAACCTGATCGTGGTGCGCCAGGGTACGCAGATAACGGTCTATGAGAATCGCTGCCCGCACAGGGGCATACCGCTGGAGTGGGTGCCGGACCAGTTTCTGGATCAATCCGGGCGACTGATCCAGTGCGCCAGCCATGGCGCACTCTTTTTGCCCGAGTCCGGCGAGTGCGTCGCCGGGCCCTGTGTCGGCCAGTCGCTTCGGGCTTTCGACTGTGAGGTGCGCGAAGGGGGTATTTATCTAAGGCCTACAGGCTGA
- a CDS encoding efflux RND transporter periplasmic adaptor subunit: MPMKPARAALLPLLISTVLLAACQESEQQADQQQQQQTPTVGVVTLKAEHFLLTNDLPGRTAAYRVAEVRPQVNGILEKRLFEEGAEVEEGQQLYQIDDDVYQAALKSAEASSLSTRSLAERYGILVKENAVSQQEFDEARAAGLQAQAALDEARINVRYTKVLAPISGRIGRSAVSEGALVTSGQSQQLATIQQLDPIYVDITQSSREMLNLRRDLEAGRLQKAGDNAAAVSLTLEDGSTYAEQGSLEFSEVSVDEGTGSVTLRAVFPNPDRLLLPGMFVHAELVAGAKSDAILAPQQGITRTPRGNATAMVVNADDKVEVRNVVTERTVGNRWLISSGLNEGDRLITEGLQFVRPGASVKVEPAGNVSAPAAQ, from the coding sequence ATGCCGATGAAGCCCGCGCGTGCTGCTCTGCTGCCGTTACTTATTTCCACCGTGCTGCTAGCCGCTTGTCAGGAGTCGGAGCAGCAGGCCGACCAGCAACAACAGCAGCAGACGCCAACCGTGGGCGTGGTCACGCTCAAGGCCGAGCATTTCTTGCTGACCAATGATTTGCCTGGCCGCACAGCGGCCTATCGCGTCGCGGAGGTTCGCCCGCAGGTCAACGGCATTCTGGAAAAGCGCCTGTTCGAGGAAGGGGCTGAGGTTGAGGAAGGGCAGCAGCTCTATCAGATTGATGACGATGTCTACCAGGCAGCCCTGAAGAGCGCGGAGGCAAGCAGCCTCTCCACACGCTCGTTGGCGGAACGATACGGCATTCTGGTCAAGGAGAACGCGGTCAGTCAGCAGGAGTTTGATGAGGCCCGCGCCGCCGGTTTGCAGGCCCAGGCCGCGCTGGACGAGGCTCGCATCAACGTGCGCTACACCAAGGTGCTGGCGCCGATCAGCGGTCGCATTGGCCGTTCTGCGGTCAGTGAAGGCGCGCTGGTCACCAGTGGCCAGAGCCAGCAACTGGCGACCATCCAGCAACTGGATCCGATCTACGTCGACATCACCCAATCCTCGCGTGAAATGTTGAACCTGCGCCGCGACCTGGAAGCCGGGCGCCTGCAGAAGGCCGGTGATAACGCCGCCGCTGTCAGTCTGACCCTGGAAGACGGCAGCACCTACGCCGAGCAGGGCAGTCTGGAGTTCTCTGAGGTCAGCGTGGACGAGGGCACCGGCTCGGTGACCCTGCGCGCGGTGTTCCCCAACCCGGACCGCCTGTTGCTGCCGGGCATGTTTGTGCATGCGGAGTTGGTGGCTGGCGCCAAGAGTGACGCCATCCTCGCGCCGCAACAGGGCATCACCCGCACGCCGCGTGGTAACGCCACTGCCATGGTCGTCAATGCCGACGACAAGGTTGAAGTGCGCAATGTCGTGACCGAGCGCACCGTTGGCAATCGCTGGCTGATCAGCTCTGGTTTGAATGAGGGAGACCGCCTGATCACCGAAGGGCTGCAGTTTGTGCGTCCGGGTGCCAGCGTCAAGGTTGAACCTGCCGGTAACGTGTCCGCGCCCGCCGCCCAGTAA
- a CDS encoding heme ABC transporter ATP-binding protein — MLQALQLGCQRGSRDILEQVELALQPGEVLVVLGTNGAGKSTLLATLSGELAPAAGQVLLDQRPLAGWSALERARRMAVLPQSSALAFAFQVEEVVAMGRMPHASGQRRDTQILREAMAAADVGHLAARSYLSLSGGERQRVHLARVLAQVWDSDEQGCLLLDEPTASLDLAHQHLTLQQARQMAARGLAVLVVLHDLNLAARYADRLLLLHEGRVSAQGTPWEVLQVELLEQVFKVPVSVQTHPLHACPLVLS, encoded by the coding sequence ATGCTGCAGGCGCTGCAGTTGGGTTGCCAGCGCGGCAGCCGCGACATTCTGGAACAGGTCGAGCTGGCCCTGCAGCCGGGCGAGGTGCTGGTGGTTCTGGGGACCAATGGTGCCGGCAAGAGCACCTTGTTGGCGACGCTGAGCGGTGAGCTGGCGCCGGCAGCGGGACAGGTGTTGCTGGATCAGCGCCCCTTGGCAGGTTGGTCGGCGCTGGAACGCGCGCGGCGCATGGCGGTGCTGCCGCAAAGCTCGGCATTGGCGTTTGCCTTTCAGGTGGAAGAGGTGGTGGCGATGGGCCGCATGCCGCATGCCAGCGGGCAGCGGCGCGATACGCAGATTCTGCGCGAGGCCATGGCGGCGGCGGATGTCGGCCATCTGGCCGCACGCAGCTATCTGTCACTGTCTGGTGGTGAGCGCCAGCGCGTGCATCTGGCGCGGGTGCTGGCGCAGGTCTGGGATAGCGACGAGCAGGGTTGTCTGCTACTGGATGAGCCAACCGCGTCGTTGGATCTGGCCCATCAGCACCTTACTCTGCAACAGGCTCGGCAGATGGCCGCGCGCGGGTTGGCGGTGCTGGTGGTGCTGCACGACCTGAATCTGGCGGCCCGTTACGCAGATCGCTTGTTGCTGTTGCACGAAGGACGGGTCAGTGCCCAGGGTACGCCCTGGGAGGTGCTGCAGGTTGAGTTGCTGGAGCAGGTTTTCAAGGTGCCCGTCAGCGTGCAGACGCATCCGCTGCATGCTTGTCCGCTGGTGCTGAGTTGA
- a CDS encoding TetR family transcriptional regulator has protein sequence MVRRTKEEAFETRESILDAAEQCFHHKGVSRTSLSEIAQAAGVTRGAIYWHFQDKADLLDALFQRIQMPLEELNQKSQDASASDPLERFSKLLITVLQRLEADPTARRVNEILLLKCDYIEEPCGQKSHLQRMSQHHDDNLRNTLQLAIASGELPDDLDLELALFCAHGFIYGVLHQWLMHPSRLSLVERAHEVAATLLEMLRSSPHLRLNQSAQ, from the coding sequence ATGGTAAGACGCACCAAAGAAGAAGCCTTTGAAACCCGAGAGAGCATTCTGGACGCCGCCGAGCAGTGCTTTCATCACAAGGGCGTCTCGCGCACCTCACTGAGCGAGATCGCTCAGGCAGCTGGCGTTACCCGAGGCGCCATTTATTGGCACTTTCAGGACAAGGCAGACCTGTTGGATGCCCTGTTTCAGCGCATTCAGATGCCACTGGAAGAACTCAACCAGAAAAGCCAGGATGCCAGCGCCAGCGACCCGCTCGAGCGCTTCAGCAAACTGCTGATCACCGTGTTGCAACGCCTGGAAGCAGACCCCACAGCGCGCCGGGTAAACGAGATTCTGCTGCTCAAGTGTGACTATATCGAGGAGCCTTGTGGACAAAAGAGTCACCTGCAACGAATGAGCCAGCACCACGACGACAATCTGCGCAACACCCTGCAGCTGGCCATCGCCTCTGGCGAACTACCTGACGACCTGGACCTGGAACTGGCCCTGTTCTGCGCCCACGGTTTTATCTACGGCGTACTGCACCAGTGGCTGATGCACCCCTCGCGCTTGAGCCTGGTGGAGCGCGCCCATGAGGTAGCGGCCACGCTGCTGGAGATGCTGCGCAGCAGCCCGCACCTGCGCCTAAATCAGTCGGCGCAGTAG
- the sfsA gene encoding DNA/RNA nuclease SfsA gives MPFAPALQEAVLLRRYKRFLTDIRLPDGQELTVHCPNTGSMRNCGQPGDRIWVSLERKPGRKLPGTWELVEVAPGQLACIHSARANRVIGAALAAGAIAPLADYPQQRSEVKLPALASRFDFLLSGADLPDCVVEVKSVTLALGDGVGAFPDAVSQRGQKHLRELIEVVRSGRRACLLFCVMHSGISQVRPADDIDPEYGRLLREAAAAGVEVLAWSVWPEPDGLRVRGALPVSL, from the coding sequence ATCCCGTTCGCGCCGGCCTTGCAGGAGGCAGTACTGCTGCGCCGCTACAAGCGCTTTCTGACCGATATCCGTTTGCCGGATGGGCAGGAGCTGACGGTGCATTGCCCCAATACCGGCTCGATGCGCAACTGCGGGCAGCCGGGCGATCGCATCTGGGTCAGCCTGGAACGCAAGCCAGGGCGCAAACTGCCCGGTACCTGGGAGCTGGTTGAGGTGGCGCCGGGGCAACTCGCCTGCATTCACAGCGCCCGCGCCAACCGGGTAATAGGCGCCGCGCTGGCGGCGGGAGCAATCGCGCCGCTGGCGGATTACCCGCAGCAGCGCTCCGAGGTGAAACTGCCGGCGCTGGCCAGCCGCTTTGACTTTCTGTTGTCCGGCGCCGACCTGCCGGACTGTGTGGTAGAAGTCAAAAGCGTCACGCTGGCGCTGGGCGATGGGGTTGGTGCCTTTCCCGATGCGGTCAGTCAGCGTGGCCAGAAGCATCTGCGTGAGCTGATTGAGGTGGTGCGAAGCGGGCGCCGGGCTTGTCTGTTGTTCTGCGTCATGCATTCGGGCATCAGCCAGGTGCGCCCCGCTGATGACATCGACCCGGAGTACGGGCGGTTGCTGCGTGAGGCCGCAGCGGCAGGGGTGGAGGTGCTAGCCTGGTCGGTTTGGCCCGAGCCAGACGGCCTGCGGGTGCGTGGGGCGTTGCCCGTCAGCCTGTAG